The sequence GGTGTGGAACCAGCGCTTGCCGTCGTGCTCGGTGAACACCTCGGCGTTCGCGTCGGGGAGGTTGTAGTAGCCCTTCATCACGTTCGGCCCGCTGATGACGAGTTCGCCCGTGATTTCGTCCAAATCCACCTCGTCTTCGTCGACCGGACCCTCCGAGACCGGGCCGATCTCCTGGAACTCCTCGGTGACGATGCGCGCGTCGATGCCGGGCAGCGCCTTCCCGATGCTGCCGACGCGGCGGCCGTCCTTGGGGCTGTTGAAGTGGGTGACGGGGCTGGTCTCGGTGAGGCCGTAGCCCTCGTAGACTTCGACCGGGTAGAGCTCCTCGAACTTTCTGAGAACCTCGACCGGGATGCCCGCACCGCCGACGCCGCAGAGCCGAAGCGAGGAGAGCTCGAACTCCTCGGCGTTCGGCTGGTTGATGACGTCGTTGTACATCGCGGGGACGCCGTGCATCAGCGTGAGCCCCTCGTCGGCGACGAGCGACATCGCCTCCTGGGCGTCCCACGACGGTAACGGGTAGTACGCGCCGCCGCCGAACAGCGTCGCGTTCATCACGACGGTCATGCCGTAGATGTGGAACAGCGGCAGTACCCCGAGCTGTTTGTCGTCGGCGCGGATGCCGTCGGGGACGATGGCGATGGACTGCTCGGCGTTCGACGCGAGGTTGTGGTGCGTCAGGAGGACGCCCTTCGGTTGTCCCGTCGTTCCGGACGTGTACGGCTGGACGGCCTCGTCGTCGTCGTCTCGGTCGACCGTCTCGAACTCCGGGTCGCCGCAGAAGGCCTCGAACGACGTCGCGCCCGCGGACTCGCCGCCGACGCCGACGACGTGTTCGACGTCCGTCTCGTCCTGTACCTCCTCGACGAACGGCACGAGGTCCGAGAGCGCGACGACGACTTTCGCGCCGCTGTCGGCCAGGAGGTGGCCGATTTCGCGGGCTTTGTACTGCGGGTTCATCGGGACGACGACGCCGCCGGCTCGGAGCGTCCCGTGGAACGCGACGACGAACTGCGGGAGATTGGGCAGGTAGATGGCGACGCGGTCGCCCTCGCCGACGCCGGCCTCGGCGAGACCGGAGGCGAACGCGCCGGTCTGTCCCCAGAACTCCCGATAGTTCACGTCGTTGCCCTTGAAGCTCAGCGCGAGGTTCTCGGGGTGTTCCTCCACCGTCGAGGCGATGTTTGTGACTAAATTTGTCATGTGCCATCTCACCACATGTCCGCCGTCGCTAAAAGGTTTGTTTCGAACAACGCTCGTAAACCGACGACGGGTGTCGATTTCCCCGTCGCCTCGCACCTCGTCGCGCTCCGTTGCACCTCGTCGAACTCCGTCGCACTCGCCGCGCTCCGTCGAACTCCGTCGCAGTCACCGCGCTCCGTCGAACTCCGTCACACCTCGTCGCACTTCGTCAAACTCGTCGCGCTTCGCTCGGCAGTGACGGGACCCGTTCAGTATCGCAACAGAGAGTCGAACGTTACGCCCGCGATACCCGGTCCCTCGGGGACCGAACTCTCCCCGTCTATCACCGGAACCGGGTCGTCGGCGAGGTCCTCGGCGAGCAGGTCGCCGGTAGCGAGACCGCACGGCGAAACCCCGGGGAGCGCGGCGGCGACGTGGACGGCGGCGGCGCGCGCGACGGCGGCGTCGACGGTGGTCGTGACGACCGGTTCGACGTCGCATCGGCGGAGATACCGCGCCAGCGACAGCGTCGGTCCCGGGCCGCCCAGCGCCATCGGTTTCAGAACCAGCACGTCGGCGTAGTCGCGGATGTTCAGCGGCAGCGACACGGACGAGTCGTACAGCGTCTCGTCGAGGGCGACGCCGACGCCGCGACCTCTCAACCCCGCGTGCCCGTCGAGGTCGGCGGCGGGGAGCGGTTGTTCGACGTACGAGAAGTCGAGGTCGGCGAGCAGGTCGACCGCCCGCTCGGCCGTCCCGCGGTCCCACGCGCCGTTGGCGTCGGCTCTGAGAACGACGTCGTCGCCGACGGCGTCGCGCACCGCTCGAAGCCGCTTCTCGTCGGCCTCGAACGGTCGCGCGCCGACTTTCAGTTTGAGACAGTCGAAGCCGCCTTCCACCGCGATTTCGGCCGCGGAGACGGTTTCGTCGAGCGCCCCGTCGCCGACGGTGGCGTTGACCGGGACGGTCGCCGGTCGAGCGGCTCCGCCGCGCCGCGTCCCGAACTGCTCGGCGAGCCAGTCGTGCAGTGCCACCTCCCGTGCGCGAGCCTCGACGTCCATCCGCGCGAGGTTCACCGCGTGACGGGCCGCCGGTCCGAGCGTCGCGGCGTCGAACTCGTAGCCCCTGTCTGCGGCGTCCTGCAACTCCTCCAACCGGGCGCGACACTCGACGTACGACTCGGTCCACCCCGGGAGCGGCGTCGCCTCGCCGACGCCCCGGACGCCGTCGTCGGTCTCGACGCCGACGAGGAAACCGCGGCGTTCTCGTATCTCGCCGTTCGCCGTGCCGAGCGGCTTCCGGAGACGAAGCGAGAACGGTTCGACTCTCACACCCCGCATATCACATCACAGACCCGACGGCCACCCCGGCGGCGAACAACACCGCGTACGCCGCCAGCAGTTTCCCGGTCCGTTCGAGCGCGGGGTTCAGTTTCTCGCCTTTCGTCTCGGTGACGACGATGCGGGTCAGCCGAATCGCGAGCGGCAGCGTGAAAAACGGCAGGAGCACCGTCCACGCGTAGTCCGCCGCCAACCAGAAGTAGGCGGGAACGGCGTAGGCCAGCGCGAACATGGCGACGTACTCCGCCCGCGCGAAGCCGTACCCGTAGCGGACCGCGAGCGTCCGCTTGCCCGTCGTCGCGTCTTCCTCCCTGTCTCGGACGTTGTTGACGACGAGGATGTTCGTCGAGATGGCCGCGACGGGCAGCGAGGCGAGAATCACTTCGAGGGGAACGGTTCCGGCCGGAACGCCCACCGCGAGGGGGTCGGCGAGAATCGAGGCGGCCTGGACGTAGTAGGTGCCCGTGACCGCGACGAGGCCGAAGAAGACGAAGACGAACACGTCGCCCAACCCGTGGTAGCCGAGCGGGTACGGGCCGCCGGTGTAGGCGATGCCGCTGGCGACCGAGAGGAGACCGATGACGAGGATGGGGACGCCGCCGACGTAGACGAGGTACGTGCCCAGCAGGATGGCGGCGGCGAAGGTGAGATACATCGCCCGCTTCACCTCCTCGGGGTCGATGAGACCGCCCGCGGTTACCCGAGTAAAGCCCTCGCGCGCTTCGGTGTCCGCGCCCTGCATCGCGTCGTAGTAGTCGTTGGCGAAGTTCGTCCCGATCTGGATGAGCGCCGCGCCGACGAGCGCGGCGACGGCGGGCCAGAAGGCGAAGACAGAGTCGTGGAACGCGAGTCCGACGCCGACGACGACCGGCGCGGCGGCGGCCGGGAGCGTCTGCGGCCGCGCCGCGATGACCCACGCCTTCCGGCGCGAGATGTTCTGCGTACTCATTGGCTCCGTCTCCGTGCTAGGGAGTCGTCAAATTTGGCATGTCGGGTCGGCACCTCGACTCGGAAGTCGGCACCGACCTCGGCGTCGCCGACGAGAACATCGAGCGAGCGGCGTGGTTCGAGGAACTGCCCGAGGAGACGTTCGACCGGAAGTTCGCGGAGGCAGTGTTGAGCAAGGCCGAGAGTAAAAAGCTGAGCAAATCAACGGTGTAGCATCCGCGCGAACGACAGAGTCGTGAGCGCGGTTCACCGGTCGCGCCGTGCGCGACCGGTCTTTTTTGGTCCAGATTTTTTGGCGGGGTTCGAGCGCCGCGAAGCGGCGTGAGGACCCCGTTAAAAAAGGTGGGTTAGTAGTGCCATGGGTAGTCCGAGAAGTTCGGCTCCCGCTTCTCCAAAAAGGCGTCCCGGCCCTCCTTCGCCTCGTCGGTCATGTAACCCAGACGGGTC is a genomic window of Haloprofundus halophilus containing:
- a CDS encoding long-chain-fatty-acid--CoA ligase, which translates into the protein MTNLVTNIASTVEEHPENLALSFKGNDVNYREFWGQTGAFASGLAEAGVGEGDRVAIYLPNLPQFVVAFHGTLRAGGVVVPMNPQYKAREIGHLLADSGAKVVVALSDLVPFVEEVQDETDVEHVVGVGGESAGATSFEAFCGDPEFETVDRDDDDEAVQPYTSGTTGQPKGVLLTHHNLASNAEQSIAIVPDGIRADDKQLGVLPLFHIYGMTVVMNATLFGGGAYYPLPSWDAQEAMSLVADEGLTLMHGVPAMYNDVINQPNAEEFELSSLRLCGVGGAGIPVEVLRKFEELYPVEVYEGYGLTETSPVTHFNSPKDGRRVGSIGKALPGIDARIVTEEFQEIGPVSEGPVDEDEVDLDEITGELVISGPNVMKGYYNLPDANAEVFTEHDGKRWFHTGDLGYHDEDGFFYVVDRAKHMINTAGYNVYPREVEELLFEHEAVADVAVVGIPDDRRGETVKAFVVRAPDADVSADDIREYCLTNLAEYKHPREVEFVDELPRTTTGKVQKFELVGEAEASDD
- a CDS encoding mandelate racemase/muconate lactonizing enzyme family protein; protein product: MRGVRVEPFSLRLRKPLGTANGEIRERRGFLVGVETDDGVRGVGEATPLPGWTESYVECRARLEELQDAADRGYEFDAATLGPAARHAVNLARMDVEARAREVALHDWLAEQFGTRRGGAARPATVPVNATVGDGALDETVSAAEIAVEGGFDCLKLKVGARPFEADEKRLRAVRDAVGDDVVLRADANGAWDRGTAERAVDLLADLDFSYVEQPLPAADLDGHAGLRGRGVGVALDETLYDSSVSLPLNIRDYADVLVLKPMALGGPGPTLSLARYLRRCDVEPVVTTTVDAAVARAAAVHVAAALPGVSPCGLATGDLLAEDLADDPVPVIDGESSVPEGPGIAGVTFDSLLRY
- a CDS encoding 1,4-dihydroxy-2-naphthoate polyprenyltransferase produces the protein MSTQNISRRKAWVIAARPQTLPAAAAPVVVGVGLAFHDSVFAFWPAVAALVGAALIQIGTNFANDYYDAMQGADTEAREGFTRVTAGGLIDPEEVKRAMYLTFAAAILLGTYLVYVGGVPILVIGLLSVASGIAYTGGPYPLGYHGLGDVFVFVFFGLVAVTGTYYVQAASILADPLAVGVPAGTVPLEVILASLPVAAISTNILVVNNVRDREEDATTGKRTLAVRYGYGFARAEYVAMFALAYAVPAYFWLAADYAWTVLLPFFTLPLAIRLTRIVVTETKGEKLNPALERTGKLLAAYAVLFAAGVAVGSVM